One Capricornis sumatraensis isolate serow.1 chromosome 8, serow.2, whole genome shotgun sequence genomic region harbors:
- the LOC138084684 gene encoding rho-related GTP-binding protein RhoN, whose translation MEGQSGRCKIVVVGDAECGKTALLQVFAKDAYPGSYVPTVFENYTASFEIDKRRIELNMWDTSGSSYYDNVRPLAYPDSDAVLICFDISRPETLDSVLKKWQGETQEFCPNAKVVLVGCKLDMRTDLATLRELSKQRLIPVTHEQGTVLAKQVGAVSYVECSSRSSERSVRDVFHVATVASLGRGHRQLRRTDSRRGLQRSAQLAGRPDRGNGNGNGNEGEIHKDRAKSCNLM comes from the coding sequence ATGGAGGGGCAGAGCGGCCGCTGCAAGATCGTGGTGGTGGGGGACGCGGAGTGCGGCAAGACGGCTCTGCTGCAGGTGTTCGCCAAGGACGCCTACCCCGGGAGTTACGTCCCCACCGTGTTTGAGAACTACACCGCGAGCTTTGAGATCGACAAGCGCCGCATTGAGCTCAACATGTGGGACACTTCAGGTTCCTCTTACTATGATAACGTCCGGCCTCTGGCCTATCCTGACTCGGACGCTGTGCTCATCTGCTTCGACATTAGCCGACCGGAAACACTGGACAGTGTCCTCAAGAAGTGGCAAGGGGAGACTCAAGAGTTTTGCCCCAATGCCAAGGTTGTGCTGGTTGGCTGTAAACTGGACATGCGGACTGACCTGGCCACACTGAGGGAGCTGTCCAAGCAGAGGCTTATCCCTGTTACACATGAGCAGGGCACCGTGCTGGCCAAGCAGGTGGGGGCTGTGTCCTATGTAGAGTGCTCTTCCCGGTCCTCTGAGCGCAGCGTCAGAGATGTCTTCCACGTGGCCACCGTGGCCTCCCTTGGCCGTGGCCACAGGCAGCTGCGCCGTACTGACTCACGCCGGGGACTACAGCGATCTGCTCAGCTGGCAGGACGGCCAGACCGGGGGAATGGGAATGGGAACGGAAACGAGGGCGAGATACACAAGGATAGAGCCAAGAGCTGCAACCTCATGTGA